One window of the Trifolium pratense cultivar HEN17-A07 linkage group LG2, ARS_RC_1.1, whole genome shotgun sequence genome contains the following:
- the LOC123911124 gene encoding probable glucan 1,3-beta-glucosidase A, with protein MIMKSYIPMLLKPSFLMGLVFTKWASTVLLCYFLITSTVYSVEGLHVGSKVRGVNLGGWLVIEGWIKPSLFDGIANGDMLDGTEVQFKSVTLQKYVSAENGGGMNVTIDRDVPSSWETFRLWRVSESEFQFRTTQGQFLTCNGRGCTVSATAKSPLTPETFEITRNEKNRIHIKIKNGPYLQATTGNQLTADYPDEPGWDDNSATFEMTIAANNLHGDYQLANGYGHDSAEDVLRRHRNSFITMEDFKFLYEHGINTVRIPVGWWIAYDPDPPNPYIGGSLEALDNAFSWAQEYDIKCIIDLHAAPGSQNGMEHSASIDGFTDWPTSPDYISKSLRVIEFLISRYATHSALLGIELLNEPSAATVPLDILVSYYKQGYQIVRKYSSSAYVIICQRIGNADPLELYQANIGSTNLVLDLHFYNLFDKFFVNMSPGDNVQYIYKSREGLLQAFNNSNGPDIFVGEWVNEWNVANGSLTDYQDFGKAQLDAYNAASFGWCYWTLKNDREHWDFEWNIRNNYLQLGNSPSKKSISTLGLFGLACTWFCLRDVFRIMI; from the exons ATGATAATGAAATCCTACATCCcaa TGCTTTTGAAGCCTTCATTCTTGATGGGACTTGTTTTTACCAAATGGGCATCCACAGTTTTACTCTGCTATTTTCTCATCACTTCTACAGTATATTCAG TTGAGGGGTTACATGTTGGTTCTAAAGTTAGAGGAGTGAATTTAGGAGGGTGGTTGGTTATTGAAGGTTGGATCAAACCTTCATTGTTTGATGGCATTGCCAATGGAGACATGCTT GATGGGACAGAAGTGCAGTTTAAGTCAGTGACATTGCAGAAGTATGTATCAGCAGAGAATGGAGGAGGAATGAATGTGACAATTGATAGGGATGTTCCATCTTCATGGGAAACATTCAGG TTATGGAGAGTATCTGAATCAGAATTTCAATTCCGTACCACACAAGGCCAATTTCTTACATGCAATGGTAGAGGCTGCACTGTATCTGCAACAGCAAAATCGCCTTTAACACCAGAAACATTTGAAATTACGCGCAATGAGAAAAATAGGATTCACATTAAGATAAAGAATGGACCCTATCTGCAG GCTACAACTGGTAACCAGCTCACGGCAGACTATCCAGATGAACCGGGATGGGATGATAATTCAGCCACATTTGAAATGACAATTGCAGCGAATAACCTACATGGAGATTACCAGCTTGCAAATGGTTATGGACATGATAGCGCAGAAGATGTTCTTAGG AGACATAGAAATAGCTTTATTACAATGGAGGATTTCAAATTTCTATATGAACACGGAATAAATACCGTGAGAATACCAGTTGGGTGGTGGATTGCTTATGATCCTGATCCTCCAAATCCATATATTGGAGGAAGTCTTGAAGCTCTAGATAATGCATTTTCATGGGCACA agaatatgatataaaatgcATAATTGACCTTCATGCTGCTCCTGGTTCACAAAATGGGATGGAGCATAGTGCAAGCATAGATGGATTTACAGACTGGCCAACTTCTCCAGATTACATTTCAAAGTCATTACGTgttattgaatttttaatttctaG ATATGCAACGCATTCTGCCTTGCTGGGAATTGAGCTTTTGAATGAACCATCTGCTGCCACAGTTCCCTTAGATATTTTAGTTTCCTATTACAAACAAGGCTACCAAATTGTTCGGAAATACTCTTCGTCGGCTTATGTGATAATTTGCCAGAGAATCGGCAATGCAGATCCTTTGGAGCTTTATCAGGCTAACATAGGATCTACCAACTTAGTTTTGGATTTGCATTTCTACAATCTCTTTGATAAATTCTTTGTTAATATGAGTCCCGGCGATAATGTACAATACATATACAAAAGTCGGGAAGGTCTGTTGCAGGCCTTCAATAATTCAAATGGCCCAGACATTTTTGTTG GAGAGTGGGTGAATGAGTGGAATGTGGCAAACGGATCGCTAACAGATTATCAGGACTTTGGAAAGGCACAGTTAGACGCCTATAATGCAGCTTCCTTTGGCTGGTGTTATTGGACTTTAAAAAATGACAGGGAGCATTGGGATTTTGAATGGAACATTAGGAACAACTATCTTCAATTAG GTAACTCACCCAGCAAAAAGAGCATATCCACTTTGGGATTGTTTGGATTAGCTTGCACTTGGTTTTGTCTACGTGATGTCTTTCGGATTATGATTTAA
- the LOC123909459 gene encoding protein MIZU-KUSSEI 1-like, translating into MAYMTKIGSNTMTNGVTTVDCQKQVRSWRLLRSVIQFLIPTCNCTLVEHEKDQDSSTSKNCYQNYNKKNYLSSHSLMTSTTITGTIFGYRKGKVSFCIQSNSNSANPILLLELAIPTSVLAKEMRGGTLRIALESVTSGSCSNNSNLFSTPLWIMYCNGRKVGYAVKRRPSRSDLEALNLMRCVSVGTGVINGKEIRQEDDQLMYLRANFQRVRRSSKSNCESFHLIDPEGSIGQELSIFFFRSR; encoded by the coding sequence atggCTTATATGACCAAGATTGGTAGCAACACCATGACCAATGGTGTAACCACAGTAGATTGTCAGAAACAAGTTAGATCATGGAGGCTTCTACGTTCTGTCATTCAATTTCTAATCCCAACTTGCAATTGCACCTTAGTAGAACATGAAAAAGATCAAGATAGTAGCACTTCAAAAAACTGTTACCAAAactataacaaaaaaaactatctaTCGTCACATTCACTCATGACATCTACAACAATAACCGGTACTATATTCGGATATCGAAAAGGAAAAGTAAGTTTTTGTATCCAATCTAACTCAAATTCCGCCAACCCGATTCTTCTTCTAGAGCTAGCGATCCCGACAAGTGTTTTAGCAAAGGAAATGAGAGGAGGAACGTTGCGAATTGCACTTGAAAGTGTTACTTCGGGATCTTGTAGCAATAATAGTAACTTGTTTTCTACTCCTCTTTGGATTATGTATTGTAATGGGAGGAAAGTTGGGTATGCTGTTAAGCGTAGGCCTTCGAGAAGTGATTTAGAAGCGTTGAATTTGATGCGTTGTGTTTCTGTTGGTACCGGTGTTATAAATGGAAAGGAGATTCGTCAAGAAGATGATCAACTTATGTATCTTAGAGCTAATTTTCAAAGGGTTCGTCGTTCGTCTAAATCGAACTGTGAATCTTTTCATTTGATTGATCCTGAAGGAAGTATTGGTCAAGAGcttagtattttcttttttcgCTCAAGATGA
- the LOC123911253 gene encoding organ-specific protein S2-like, which translates to MKSALALLPLLLFLFVANVESRKDPREKLKEDIQELLSFNTEENLKTNKGAIKDFEPRPNMLFYNGDNENDAKKNKGTIKDFEPRPNFFNYADNENVAKENKGTIKDFEPRPNFFNYADNENVAKENKGTIKDFEPRPNFFNYADNENVAKENKGTIKDFEPRPNFFNYADNENVAKENKGTIKDFEPRPNFLKYADNENDAKENKGTIKDFEPRPNFLKYADNENDAKENKGTIKDFEPRPNYLIYGDNENDAKKNKRTIKDFEYFNYGDN; encoded by the exons aTGAAATCTGCTCTTGCTTTGCTGCCTCTCTTGCTTTTCTTG TTTGTAGCAAATGTAGAATCAAGAAAAGATCCAagggaaaaattgaaagaagataTTCAAGAACTCCTTAGCTTCAACACCGAAGAGAATCTCAAGACAAACAAGGGGGCcattaaagattttgaaccaaGACCTAACATGCTTTTCTACAATGGAGACAATGAGAATGATGCAAAGAAAAACAAGGGAACcattaaagattttgaaccaaGACCTAACTTTTTCAATTATGCAGACAATGAGAATGTTGCAAAGGAAAACAAGGGAACcattaaagattttgaaccaaGACCTAACTTTTTCAATTATGCAGACAATGAGAATGTTGCAAAGGAAAACAAGGGAACcattaaagattttgaaccaaGACCTAACTTTTTCAATTATGCAGACAATGAGAATGTTGCAAAGGAAAACAAGGGAACcattaaagattttgaaccaaGACCTAACTTTTTCAATTATGCAGACAATGAGAATGTTGCAAAGGAAAACAAGGGAACcattaaagattttgaaccaaGACCTAACTTTTTAAAGTATGCAGACAATGAGAATGATGCAAAGGAAAACAAGGGAACcattaaagattttgaaccaaGACCTAACTTTTTAAAGTATGCAGACAATGAAAATGATGCAAAGGAAAACAAGGGAACcattaaagattttgaaccaaGACCTAACTATCTCATTTATGGAGACAATGAGAATGAtgcaaagaaaaataagagaactATTAAAGATTTTGAATATTTCAATTATGGAGACAATTAA